The genomic segment CCGCAGCCTGCGCGCTGCTCGCGGTCTCCCTGACCGCTCTCGCCGCTCTCTGCGCCGTCCAGCACGTCCCGATGGCCGACACCCTGGTCTACCGTGCCGAGGGCGCCGCCGTCGCCAACGGCAGCGACCTGTACGGGTTCACCGTCACCGAGTGGGAACTGCCCGCCACCTACCCGCCGTTCGCCGCGATCCTCTTCGTACCGACGACCTGGCTCCCCCTGGGCGCCCTGAAGACCGTCTTCCTGATCGGCAACGTCGCCCTCCTTCTCCTCCTGGTCCGCCTCTCCTGCGAGCTGGCCGGCCTCCGCGTCCGCGCGCCGGTCCTCTGCGCCGCGACCGCCCTCGCCCTGTGGCTCGAACCCGTCTTCCAGACCGTCCTGTTCGGCCAGATCAACCTCGCGCTCGCCTGCCTGGTCCTGTGGGACCTGACCCGGCCGCCGGGCGCCGTCGGCAAGGGGTTCGCGGTCGGTGTCGCGGCCGGGATCAAGCTGACGCCCGCCGTGTTCGTCATCTACCTGCTGCTGCGGGGGCGCGTGCGCGAGGCGGCCGTCGCGTGCGCCGGGTTCGTCGGCACCGTGCTGCTCGGCGCGCTGGTGCTCCCCGCGGCGAGTGTCGACTTCTGGACGCGGCGGGTCTTCGAGACAGGCCGGGTCGGCAAGGCGTGGATCGTCGACAACCAGTCGCTGCAGGGCCTGATCGCGCGGCTCCTGCACGACGCGGAGCCGGGCGCGGCCTGGGCCGTCCCGGCGGCGGTGACGGCCGTCGTCGGCCTCTGGCTGGTCCGCCGCGCGCCCGACGAACCGCGCGCGCTGCTCCTGGCCGCGTGCACGGCGCTGCTGGTCTCCCCGATCAGCTGGTCGCACCACTGGGTGTGGTGCGTACCGCTCCTGGCCGTCCTGATCGCGCGGGGCCGCCCGCGCCTGGCGGCGACGGTGGCGGCCCTCTTCACGGCCCGTACGTTCTGGCTGCTCCCGCACGAGGGCGCCCTGGACCTCCACCTGCCGTGGTGGCAGCAGGTGTTGGCGTCCCCGTACGCACTGCTCGCACTGGCGGTCTGGCCGGTGCTCGGACGCACGGATCCGTGTGTCCCTCAGCCCCCGGCCAGCAGCTCGTCCGCGTCCACGATGCGGTACGCGTACCCCTGCTCGGCGAGGAACCGCTGACGGTGGGCGGCGAAGTCCTGGTCGATGGTGTCGCGCGCGACGACGGAGTAGAAGCGCGCCTCGTGCCCATCGGCCTTGGGCCGCAGCACGCGCCCGAGCCGCTGCGCCTCCTCCTGCCGCGACCCGAACGTGCCGGACACCTGGATGGCGACGGTCGCCTCGGGCAGGTCGATGGAGAAGTTGGCGACCTTGGAGACGACGAGGACGGAGATCTCGCCCTCGCGGAACGCGTCGAAGAGCTTCTCGCGCTGCGCGTTGGTCGTCTCGCCCTTGATGACGGGCGCGTCGAGGTGTTCGCCGAGCTCGTCGAGCTGGTCGATGTACTGCCCGATGACGAGCGTCTGCTCGCCCGCGTGCTTCTTGACCAGCGCCTCCGTCACCTTGCGCTTGGTGGCGGTGGTGGCGCAGAAGCGGTACTTCTCCTCGGCCTCCGCCGTGGCGTACGCGAGCCGCTCGCTGTCGGTGAGGTTGACGCGCACCTCGACGCAGTCGGCGGGCGCGATGTAGCCCTGCGCCTCGATCTCCTTCCACGGCGCGTCGAACCGCTTGGGCCCGATGAGCGAGAACACGTCGGACTCGCGCCCGTCCTCGCGCACGAGGGTCGCGGTCAGCCCGAGACGGCGCCGTGCCTGGAGGTCGGCGGTGAACTTGAAGACCGGCGCGGGCAGCAGGTGCACCTCGTCGTAGATGACGAGGCCCCAGTCGCGCGAGTCGAAGAGTTCGAGGTGCGGGTAGATGCCCTTCCGCTTCGTCGTGAGCACCTGGTACGTGGCGATCGTGACGGGCCGGATCTCCTTGCGCGTCCCGCTGTACTCGCCGATCTCGTCCTCCGTCAGGGAGGTCCGCTTCACCAGTTCGTGCTTCCACTGGCGGGCGGAGACCGTGTTGGTGACGAGGATGAGCGTGGTGGCCTTGGCCTGCGCCATGGCCCCGGCACCGACGAGGGTCTTCCCCGCACCGCAGGGCAGGACGACGACACCGCTGCCGCCGTGCCAGAAGCCCTCGACGGCCTGCTGCTGGTAGGGGCGGAGCGACCAGCCCGCCTCGTCCAGGTCGATCTTGTGCGCCTCGCCGTCGACGTAACCGGCGAGGTCCTCGGCGGGCCAGCCCAGCTTCAGCAGCGTCTGCTTGATCTGGCCGCGCTCGGAGGGGTGCACGGCGACGGTGTCCGGGTCGAGACGGGCGCCGACGAGCGGCTGGACCTTCTTCGACCGCAGGATCTCCTCCAGGACCGGCCGGTCGGTGGTGGTGAGGACGAGACCGTGGGTGGGGTGCTTGGAGAGCGTGAGGCGTCCGTACCGCGCCATCGTCTCGGCGACGTCGACGAGCAGCGCGTGCGGCACGGGGTACCGCGAGAACTCCACGAGCGCGTCGACGACCTGCTCCGCGTCGTGCCCGGCGGCCCGCGCGTTCCACAGCCCGAGCGGGGTGACCCGGTAGGTGTGGATGTGCTCGGGCGCGCGCTCCAGCTCCGCGAACGGCGCGATGGCACGACGGCAGGCCTCCGCCTGCTCGTGGTCGACCTCGAGCAGGAGAGTCTTGTCCGACTGGACGATGAGGGGACCGTTCACGCGAGCGCCCTTTCCGTAGGCCAAACGTCCAGTGTGCCGCACCGGCGGCGGTACGCGGGGAGCGCGCGGGCGGTACGCGGGGAGCGAAAGCGGCTGTACCGGGACGCGGCCGCCGCCCCATATTGGTGATCATGCTGACCCGAGTGGCCGTCCTCTCCGACATCCATGGCGTCCTGCCCGCCCTCGAAGCCGTCCTCGCGGAACCCGAGGTGCGGGCGGCGGACCGGGTGGTGCTGACCGGTGACATCACGGCGGGACCACAGCCCGCCGAAGTCCTCGACCTGCTCGCGGGGCTCGGCGACCGCGCCGTCCTCATCAGCGGCAACGCCGACCGCGAGCTGCTCGAATACCGCCGCGGCGACCGCGACACCATCCCCGACCCCATCGGCCCCTGGGCGGCCGACCAGCTCCGCGCGGACCACCTCGACCTCCTCGCGCGGCTCCCGAAGTCGGCGCGCCTCACCCTCGCCGGCCTCGGCGACGTCCTGTTCTGCCACGCCACGCCCCGCGACGACGAGGAGATCGTCCTCGTCGACTCCCGCCCCGAACGGTGGGCGGAGGTCCTCGACGGCGTCGACCCCGCCGTGCGCACGGTGGTGTGCGGCCACACCCACATGCCGTTCGTCCGCCTCGCCCACGGCCGCACGGTCGTCAACCCCGGCAGCGTCGGCATGCCCTACGGCCGCGCGGGCGCCCACTGGGCGCTCCTGGGCCCCGGCATCGACCTGCGCACGACCCCGTACGACATCGACGCGGCCGTCACCCGCCTGACCCGCGAGTGCGCCTACCCCGGCATCGCGGAGTGGGCGGACCACTACCTGCAGGCCCGCGACAGCGACGCGGAGGCGCTCGCGGTGTTCGGACCGCTGGACGGACGGCGGGGGTAGGACGCGTGGGGGCAGGACGCATGGGGGCGGGCTCGCACGGGCGTCAGCACACCGGGGACACGGCCCGACCCGCTAACGTGAACCGGATGAGCCCCGACGAGCCGCAGACCACGGACAGCGCCGACGCGAGCGTCACCGCGCGGGTCACCGCACCGCCGCGTGCGGCGGACGTGCCGCGATCCCTCGCCGAAGCGCTCCGGTCGCGTGGGGACGACGCGCTCGCCGACCTGCTGCGGGCCCGCCCCGACCTCCTCAACCCCGTGCCGAACGACCTCACCCAGCTCGCCACCCGCGCCGGGACCCGGGCGTCCGTGGTACGTGCGCTGGAGCGGCTCGACCGGTTCGCGCAGCAGGTCGCCGAGGCGCTCGCCGTGGCGTCGGAGCCCGCCTCGTACGACGAGGTGCGCAGGCTGCTCGCGGGCGACGACGGGGACGCCGCCGTCGAGGCCGCCCTGCCGCGCGCCCTCGCCACGCTCCACGAGCAGGCGCTGGTGTGGGGGCCCGACGACCGCCTGCGTCTGGTGCGCACGGCCCGCGAACTCCTCGCCCCCACCCCGCAGCACCCGTCCCCGACCGGTCTCGGCCCCACCGTCGCCGAGGCCACGGCCGGGATGTCGCCGACCCGCATCCAGGACATCGTCACGGCGGCGGGCCTGCCGACGACGCACGACCCGGTGTCGGCCGTGCGCTCGCTGACCGCGCTTTTCACAGACCGTACGCGGATGTCGGCGCTGCTCGACGAGGCGCCCGCGGAGTCCGTCGAGGTGCTGTCCCGGCTCGTGTGGGGCCCTCCCTACGGCCAGGTCACCGCCGACCCGGCACGCCACCTGCGCTGGCTCCTCGACCGCGGCCTGCTCCTCCCCACCGCGCCCGGCACGGTCGTGCTGCCCCGCGAGGCGGCCCTGCACCTGCGCGCGGGCCGCGCCCACCGCACGCCCGAGCCGGTGCCGCCGCCCGTCGAGGCGGCCCGCGAATACCGTCCACAGGTTGTGGACGCGGCCGCCGCCGGCCAGGCGTACACCGCGCTCGCCACCGTCGAGGAACTCCTCAAGGACTGGGACGAGGGCGGCCCCGCGGTGCTGCGCGCGGGCGGTCTCAGCGTCCGCGACCTGAAGCGGACCGCGGTCGCCCTCGACACGTCCGAGCCGCTCGCCGCGTTCTGGGTCGAACTGGCCTACGCGGCGGGGCTGCTCGCCTCCGACGGCGAGGCCGACGAGCGGTACGCCGCGACGCCCGCGTACGACACGTGGCAGGAGCTGCCCGCGGCCGAGCGGTGGTCGGCGCTCGCCACGGCGTGGCTCGCGGCCACGCGCACGGCGGGGCTCGTGGGCGGCCGCGACGGCAAGGACCGCACGCTGTCCGCGCTCGGCCCGCACCTGGACCGGTCGACGGCCCCCGAGGTACGGCACCGGGTGCTCGCGCTCGCCGCCGCGCTGCCCGAGGGCACGGCGCCCACCCCCGACTCCCTCCTGTCCCGCCTCCGCTGGGAGCGCCCCTCCGCCTCCCGCGGCCGCCCCGGCCAGGACGGCACGCCGACCCCGTCCGACGCCCCGCCCCCACAGGACCTCCGCTCCCGCATCGCCCAGTGGACGCTGAACGAGGCGGAGTTGCTGGGGGTGACGGGGAGGGGGGCGCTCTCCTCGCATGGGCGGGCGCTGCTGTCCGGGTTCGCGGCGGGTTCCGTGACCGGGGCGGGCTCCGGGGCCGGGGCCGGTGCGGGTTCCGGGTTCGGCGCGGGCTCCGGGGCCGAGGCCGGCTCAGGTGCCCGGTCCGGCGCGGGTTCCGGGTCCGGCGCGGGCTCCGTCTCGGGTTACGGGTTCGGCGCCGGGAGCTTGGTCGCCGACGCGACCGCCGAGCGGGATCTCGCCGCCGCCCATGCCGCGCGGCTTCTCGCGCCCCTCCTTCCCGAGCCCCTCGACCACGTCCTGCTCCAGGCCGACCTCACCGCCGTGGCCCCCGGCCCGTTGGAGCGGCCGCTCGGCGACGCGCTCGCCGTCCTCGCCGACGTGGAGTCCAAGGGCGGCGCCACGGTCTACCGCTTCACGCCCGGTTCCGTACGCCGCGCCCTCGACGCCGGGCAGTCCGCGTCCGACCTGCACGCCTTCCTCGCCGCGCACTCCCGTACGCCCGTCCCGCAGCCCCTCGCCTACCTCATCGACGACGTGGCGCGGAAACACGGCCACCTGCGGATCGGCGCCGCCTCCGCGTACGTCCGCTGCGACGACGAGGCCCTCCTCAACGAGATCCTCGCCGACAAGCGCGCCCAGAGCCTGCGGCTGCGCCGCCTCGCGCCCACCGTGCTCGCCGCCCAGGCGGACCCCGGCACGCTCCTCGACGGGCTGCGCGCGATGGGGTTCGCGCCGGCGGCGGAGAGCGCGGAGGGCGACGTCCTGATCACCCGCGCGCATGCCCACCGCACGCCTCCCCGTTCCGCCCCCGAGCCGGTGCCGGACGGGCCGCCGCTGCCCGGCGACACGCTCATCGGGGCGGCCGTGCGGGCGATCCGGGCGGGGGACCTGGCGTCGACGGCGCCGCGCAAGGAGACGCCGACGTCCGCGTCGCCGTCGGACGGCCGACTCCCCCGGACCACGGCCGCGGAGACCCTCGCCACGATGCAGGCGGCGGTCCTCACGGGGGAGGCGCTGTGGATCGGTTACGTGAACGCGGAGGGGACGGCGAGTCAGCGGGTCATCGCGCCGGTTCGGGTCGAGGGCGGGTTCGTGACGGCGTACGACCACACGGCGGATGAGGTCCGTACGTATCCCTTGCACAGGGTCACGGGGGTGGCGGAACTCGCGGACGACTGAACGGGATCGGGCGTCCCGCCTTGCGGGTGCGGGTCCGTGGTGGTCGCTCGCGCAGTTCCCCGCGCCCCTGCCCCCGAAAACCCCCCGCGCCGCGGCAGGACAGCCCGCCTTCCCGGTGCGGGCCCGTCGTGGTCGCTCGCGCAGTTCCCCGCGCCCCTAAAAGGCACCCCGCACCGCAGCGTGCCGGCCCACCCTGCGCGACCAGCCACGACGAAGCCGCGCCCGG from the Streptomyces venezuelae genome contains:
- a CDS encoding DNA repair helicase XPB; the encoded protein is MNGPLIVQSDKTLLLEVDHEQAEACRRAIAPFAELERAPEHIHTYRVTPLGLWNARAAGHDAEQVVDALVEFSRYPVPHALLVDVAETMARYGRLTLSKHPTHGLVLTTTDRPVLEEILRSKKVQPLVGARLDPDTVAVHPSERGQIKQTLLKLGWPAEDLAGYVDGEAHKIDLDEAGWSLRPYQQQAVEGFWHGGSGVVVLPCGAGKTLVGAGAMAQAKATTLILVTNTVSARQWKHELVKRTSLTEDEIGEYSGTRKEIRPVTIATYQVLTTKRKGIYPHLELFDSRDWGLVIYDEVHLLPAPVFKFTADLQARRRLGLTATLVREDGRESDVFSLIGPKRFDAPWKEIEAQGYIAPADCVEVRVNLTDSERLAYATAEAEEKYRFCATTATKRKVTEALVKKHAGEQTLVIGQYIDQLDELGEHLDAPVIKGETTNAQREKLFDAFREGEISVLVVSKVANFSIDLPEATVAIQVSGTFGSRQEEAQRLGRVLRPKADGHEARFYSVVARDTIDQDFAAHRQRFLAEQGYAYRIVDADELLAGG
- a CDS encoding glycosyltransferase 87 family protein gives rise to the protein MLAVSLTALAALCAVQHVPMADTLVYRAEGAAVANGSDLYGFTVTEWELPATYPPFAAILFVPTTWLPLGALKTVFLIGNVALLLLLVRLSCELAGLRVRAPVLCAATALALWLEPVFQTVLFGQINLALACLVLWDLTRPPGAVGKGFAVGVAAGIKLTPAVFVIYLLLRGRVREAAVACAGFVGTVLLGALVLPAASVDFWTRRVFETGRVGKAWIVDNQSLQGLIARLLHDAEPGAAWAVPAAVTAVVGLWLVRRAPDEPRALLLAACTALLVSPISWSHHWVWCVPLLAVLIARGRPRLAATVAALFTARTFWLLPHEGALDLHLPWWQQVLASPYALLALAVWPVLGRTDPCVPQPPASSSSASTMRYAYPCSARNR
- a CDS encoding metallophosphoesterase family protein — protein: MLTRVAVLSDIHGVLPALEAVLAEPEVRAADRVVLTGDITAGPQPAEVLDLLAGLGDRAVLISGNADRELLEYRRGDRDTIPDPIGPWAADQLRADHLDLLARLPKSARLTLAGLGDVLFCHATPRDDEEIVLVDSRPERWAEVLDGVDPAVRTVVCGHTHMPFVRLAHGRTVVNPGSVGMPYGRAGAHWALLGPGIDLRTTPYDIDAAVTRLTRECAYPGIAEWADHYLQARDSDAEALAVFGPLDGRRG
- a CDS encoding helicase-associated domain-containing protein; amino-acid sequence: MSPDEPQTTDSADASVTARVTAPPRAADVPRSLAEALRSRGDDALADLLRARPDLLNPVPNDLTQLATRAGTRASVVRALERLDRFAQQVAEALAVASEPASYDEVRRLLAGDDGDAAVEAALPRALATLHEQALVWGPDDRLRLVRTARELLAPTPQHPSPTGLGPTVAEATAGMSPTRIQDIVTAAGLPTTHDPVSAVRSLTALFTDRTRMSALLDEAPAESVEVLSRLVWGPPYGQVTADPARHLRWLLDRGLLLPTAPGTVVLPREAALHLRAGRAHRTPEPVPPPVEAAREYRPQVVDAAAAGQAYTALATVEELLKDWDEGGPAVLRAGGLSVRDLKRTAVALDTSEPLAAFWVELAYAAGLLASDGEADERYAATPAYDTWQELPAAERWSALATAWLAATRTAGLVGGRDGKDRTLSALGPHLDRSTAPEVRHRVLALAAALPEGTAPTPDSLLSRLRWERPSASRGRPGQDGTPTPSDAPPPQDLRSRIAQWTLNEAELLGVTGRGALSSHGRALLSGFAAGSVTGAGSGAGAGAGSGFGAGSGAEAGSGARSGAGSGSGAGSVSGYGFGAGSLVADATAERDLAAAHAARLLAPLLPEPLDHVLLQADLTAVAPGPLERPLGDALAVLADVESKGGATVYRFTPGSVRRALDAGQSASDLHAFLAAHSRTPVPQPLAYLIDDVARKHGHLRIGAASAYVRCDDEALLNEILADKRAQSLRLRRLAPTVLAAQADPGTLLDGLRAMGFAPAAESAEGDVLITRAHAHRTPPRSAPEPVPDGPPLPGDTLIGAAVRAIRAGDLASTAPRKETPTSASPSDGRLPRTTAAETLATMQAAVLTGEALWIGYVNAEGTASQRVIAPVRVEGGFVTAYDHTADEVRTYPLHRVTGVAELADD